A DNA window from Roseovarius sp. Pro17 contains the following coding sequences:
- the zwf gene encoding glucose-6-phosphate dehydrogenase: protein MVSRVIPAQPFDLVIFGGTGDLARRKILPALFRRYCAGQMDRDARIIGAARGDMDDAAYRDFARAAIDEFDDDAVCAAEHLETFLSQLSYVTLDARGDDGWAALKDRLDGSERIRAFYFSVGPALFGDLATRIEAHGLATPEARIVVEKPFGRDLASARALNAELAKHFKETQIYRIDHYLGKETVQNLMAIRFGNTLFEPLWNSQYVDHIQITVAESGGVGTRGGYYDKSGAMRDMMQNHIMQLLCLTTMEPPAKYDPHAVRDEKLKVIRALSPVEPGDVVRGQYEGTDRLPGYRNEVENCDTLTESFVAIKARICNWRWAGTPFYLRTGKRLRARASEIAIVFKDAPHSIFGAAAGRHRNILTIRLQPNEGIEMGVTIKEPGPGGMRLVDVPLDMTFSEALGPEAADIPDAYERLIMDVIRGDQTLFMRGDEVEAAWEWTDPIIDAWEASGAAPLRYATGSSGPDDALALMHRDGRSWREIRP, encoded by the coding sequence ATGGTATCGCGCGTCATTCCCGCACAGCCGTTCGATCTGGTGATTTTCGGCGGTACCGGCGATCTGGCCCGGCGCAAGATCCTGCCGGCGCTATTCCGGCGATATTGCGCAGGCCAGATGGATCGGGATGCGCGCATCATCGGCGCCGCGCGCGGCGATATGGATGACGCGGCCTACCGCGATTTTGCCCGCGCGGCCATCGACGAGTTCGACGATGACGCCGTCTGCGCGGCCGAGCATCTAGAGACATTTCTGAGCCAGCTGAGCTATGTCACACTGGACGCGCGTGGCGACGACGGATGGGCCGCGCTCAAGGATCGGCTGGACGGATCAGAGCGTATCCGCGCCTTCTACTTCTCGGTCGGGCCCGCGCTCTTTGGCGATCTGGCAACGCGGATCGAGGCGCATGGGCTGGCCACGCCCGAGGCGCGCATTGTGGTGGAAAAGCCGTTCGGGCGCGATCTGGCATCGGCCCGCGCGCTGAATGCCGAACTGGCGAAGCACTTCAAAGAGACGCAGATCTACCGGATTGATCACTATCTGGGCAAGGAGACCGTGCAGAACCTGATGGCAATCCGGTTCGGCAACACATTGTTCGAGCCGCTCTGGAATAGCCAATATGTCGATCATATCCAGATCACCGTTGCCGAATCCGGCGGCGTCGGCACGCGCGGCGGGTATTATGATAAATCCGGCGCGATGCGCGACATGATGCAGAACCACATCATGCAACTCCTGTGCCTGACCACGATGGAGCCGCCGGCGAAATATGACCCCCACGCCGTGCGCGACGAAAAGCTAAAGGTCATTCGCGCGCTGTCTCCAGTCGAGCCAGGTGATGTCGTGCGCGGCCAGTATGAGGGCACAGACCGCCTGCCGGGCTATCGCAACGAGGTGGAAAATTGCGACACGTTGACCGAGAGCTTTGTCGCGATCAAGGCGCGAATCTGCAATTGGCGGTGGGCCGGAACGCCCTTTTATCTGCGCACAGGCAAGCGGTTGCGCGCGCGCGCCAGCGAGATTGCAATTGTGTTCAAGGACGCGCCGCACTCGATCTTTGGCGCTGCTGCGGGGCGCCACCGCAACATTCTGACCATTCGCCTGCAACCCAATGAGGGGATCGAGATGGGCGTAACCATCAAAGAGCCGGGGCCGGGCGGAATGCGGCTGGTCGACGTACCGCTCGACATGACCTTTTCCGAGGCATTGGGGCCGGAGGCCGCCGACATTCCCGACGCCTATGAGCGGCTTATCATGGATGTGATCCGCGGCGATCAGACCCTTTTCATGCGCGGGGACGAAGTCGAGGCGGCGTGGGAATGGACCGACCCGATCATCGACGCATGGGAGGCATCGGGCGCAGCGCCGCTGCGCTATGCCACGGGCAGTTCAGGACCGGATGACGCACTGGCCTTGATGCATCGCGACGGGCGTAGCTGGCGGGAGATACGACCATGA